One stretch of Ananas comosus cultivar F153 linkage group 6, ASM154086v1, whole genome shotgun sequence DNA includes these proteins:
- the LOC109712094 gene encoding uncharacterized protein LOC109712094, whose product MKCREVALFLLVLVVFILSSSHTLSTSADHKIRKQATRKLLLRAIPPPPLPPSLSSSQSQQQEMRVDGTRKPVRQAGVSFRRIPPSGSNPTQNSARPRIEGPKRR is encoded by the exons ATGAAGTGTAGAGAAGTAGCACTTTTCCTGCTTGTGCTTGTGGTGTTTATCTTAAGCTCTTCACACACTTTGAGCACAAGTGCTGATCATAAGATCAGGAAACAAGCTACTAGGAAGCTGCTTTTGAGAGCAAttccgccgccgccactgccgccgtcgttgtcgtcgtcacAGTCACAGCAGCAGGAAATGAGGGTCGACGGCACGAGGAAGCCGGTCAGACAGGCCGGAGTGAGCTTCCGACGGATACCACCGTCGGGCTCGAACCCGACTCAGAACAG tGCAAGACCAAGAATAGAAGGGCCCAAAAGGAGGTGA
- the LOC109711633 gene encoding DExH-box ATP-dependent RNA helicase DExH10, whose protein sequence is MEVASNISKRKASGRESENQTAPCDDPSKVESVPKKRNLSRTCIHEVAVPHNYTSLNDESIHGTLYDPVYNRKMAKTYPFELDPFQSVSVACLERKESVLVSAHTSAGKTAIAEYAVAMSFRDKQRVIYTSPLKALSNQKYRELSQEFSDVGLMTGDVTLAPNASCLVMTTEILRGMLYRGSEVIKEVAWVIFDEIHYMKDRERGVVWEETIIFLPPAIKMVFLSATMSNATEFAEWICKLHKQPCHVVYTDFRPTPLQHYVFPMGGAGLYLVVDEHEQFKEDNFMKLQETFTKQKSQADGNRSGGPKTSARIAKGGSASGNSDIYKIVKMIMERKFQPVIIFSFSRRECEQHAMSMAKLDFNTQDEKVIVEQVFRNAVFCLSEEDRTLPAIELMLPLLQRGIAVHHSGLLPIIKELVELLFQEGLVKALFATETFAMGLNMPAKTVVFTSVKKWDGDTNRYIGSGEYIQMSGRAGRRGKDERGICVIMIDEKMEMSVLKDMVLGKPAPLVSTFRLSYYSILNLMSRAEGQFTAEHVIRNSFHQFQYEKALPEMAQKISRLEKEATLLDSSGEAELAEYHNLCLDIAQFEKKIISEIIRPERVLLYLVPGRLVKVRDGVTEWGWGVVVNVVKRPPAPSGTLPSALAASRSINYIVDILLQCSLVSNENGSRQKPCPPRPGEKGEMHVIPVPLPLLAGLSSIRIAIPPDLRPPEARQTVLLAVHELGKRYPQGLPKLHPVKDMGIEEPEIVDLVRRVEELEQKLCAHPLHKSAQSEQHLKWYQRKAELNHEIQQLKSKMRESQLQKFRDELKNRSRVLKMLGHINADGVLQLKGRAACLIDTGDELLVTELMFNGTFNDLDHHQVAALASCFIPCDKSNEQIHLRSELAKPLQQLQDAARRIAEIQRDCKLDINVEEYVESTIRPYLMDVIYCWSKGASFAEVIEMTDIFEGSIIRLARRLDEFLNQLRAAAHAVGETNLEEKFAAGSESLRRGIMFANSLYL, encoded by the exons ATGGAAGTAGCTTCGAATATAAGCAAGCGGAAAGCATCGGGGCGAGAGTCTGAAAACCAAACCGCACCCTGCGATGATCCGTCGAAGGTTGAATCTGTCCCGAAGAAAAGGAATCTCTCCCGCACATGTATTCACGAGGTTGCCGTCCCGCATAATTACACTTCCTTGAACGATGAGTCCATCCACGGAACCCTCTATGACCCTGTCTACAATCGGAAGATGGCTAAGACCTACCCATTTGAATTAGACCCGTTTCAAAGCGTATCCGTCGCTTGCCTGGAGAGGAAGGAGTCGGTCTTAGTCTCCGCGCACACTTCGGCCGGAAAGACCGCAATAGCTGAATATGCTGTTGCAATGTCCTTCAGAGATAAGCAGAGGGTTATCTATACTTCTCCTTTAAAGGCTCTGAGCAATCAGAAGTACAGAGAACTTAGTCAGGAGTTCTCTGACGTCGGCTTGATGACTGGTGATGTAACCCTAGCACCGAACGCAAGTTGCTTGGTGATGACTACTGAGATTTTACGAGGAATGCTTTATAGGGGTTCTGAGGTGATAAAGGAAGTTGCATGGGTTATATTTGATGAGATTCACTACATGAAAGACCGTGAGAGAGGGGTGGTATGGGAAGAAACTATAATATTCTTGCCTCCTGCAATAAAGATGGTTTTTCTTTCTGCCACTATGTCGAATGCGACCGAGTTCGCTGAGTGGATATGCAAATTGCACAAGCAACCTTGTCATGTGGTTTACACAGACTTCAGGCCTACACCATTGCAACACTATGTGTTCCCCATGGGTGGAGCTGGTCTGTACCTTGTGGTGGATGAGCACGAGCAGTTTAAAGAGGATAATTTTATGAAGCTTCAAGAGACATTCACAAAGCAAAAGAGTCAGGCAGATGGGAATAGGAGCGGCGGGCCTAAAACCAGTGCTCGGATTGCAAAGGGTGGAAGTGCTTCTGGAAACTCTGACATCTATAAAATTGTGAAG ATGATCATGGAGCGGAAATTTCAACCAGTGATTATTTTCAGCTTCAGTAGAAGAGAGTGTGAACAACATGCCATGTCGATGGCAAAGCTTGACTTTAACACCCAAGACGAGAAAGTTATTGTGGAGCAGGTTTTCAGGAACGCCGTGTTCTGTCTAAGTGAAGAAGATAGAACTTTGCCAGCAATCGAGTTAATGTTGCCTCTTCTTCAGCGAGGTATTGCAGTGCACCATTCTGGACTGCTTCCAATTATAAAGGAGCTGGTGGAGCTTCTTTTCCAGGAAGGCCTTGTAAAAGCCCTTTTCGCCACTGAAACA TTTGCTATGGGGTTGAATATGCCTGCAAAAACGGTTGTTTTTACGTCTGTGAAGAAGTGGGATGGTGATACTAATCGCTACATTGGATCTGGAGAATACATTCAG ATGAGTGGGAGAGCCGGTCGCCGTGGCAAAGATGAGCGTGGAATTTGTGTTATAATGATTGATGAGAAG ATGGAAATGAGTGTTCTCAAGGACATGGTTTTAGGAAAACCTGCTCCTTTAGTCAGTACTTTCAGGTTAAGCTATTATTCTATCTTGAATCTAATGAGTCGTGCAGAGGGTCAATTTACTGCTGAGCACGTTATCAGAAATTCATTCCACCAGTTTCAGTATGAGAAG GCATTGCCGGAAATGGCACAAAAGATTTCTAGGTTGGAGAAAGAAGCTACTTTACTTGATTCTTCTGGCGAG GCTGAACTTGCTGAATACCACAACCTTTGTTTGGACATAGCTCAGTTTGAGAAGAAGATTATTTCTGAGATTATCAGACCAGAAAGGGTATTGCTATACTTGGTTCCTGGCAGGCTG GTTAAAGTACGGGATGGTGTGACAGAGTGGGGCTGGGGAGTGGTGGTAAACGTGGTGAAGAGGCCCCCTGCACCGTCTGGCACACTGCCCTCGGCGCTGGCAGCTTCTCGGAGTATCAATTACATCGTGGATATATTACTCCAGTGCTCTCTCGTTTCAAATGAGAACGGTTCGCGCCAAAAGCCATGCCCGCCTCGTCCAGGGGAAAAGGGCGAAATGCACGTG aTTCCTGTACCATTGCCTCTACTTGCTGGCCTTAGCAGTATAAGAATTGCAATCCCTCCTGATCTCCGACCGCCAGAAGCAAGACAAACTGTGTTGCTTGCGGTGCACGAGCTGGGAAAGCGTTACCCTCAAGGACTTCCGAAGCTGCATCCAGTGaaa GATATGGGCATTGAAGAGCCAGAAATTGTTGACTTAGTTCGTCGTGTTGAAGAACTTGAGCAGAAATTGTGTGCTCATCCACTGCATAAG TCCGCTCAAAGTGAGCAACATCTGAAATGGTACCAACGAAAAGCTGAGCTAAATCATGAAATCCAACAACTAAAATCAAAGATGCGTGAGTCACAG CTACAAAAGTTTCGTGATGAACTTAAAAATCGTTCTCGAGTTCTAAAGATGCTCGGCCATATTAATGCTGATGGTGTTCTCCAGTTAAAAGGGCGCGCTGCTTGTTTAATAGACACAGGGGATGAACTTCTTGTCACTGAGCTGATGTTTAACG GTACATTTAACGATCTCGATCATCATCAAGTGGCTGCTCTTGCTAGCTGCTTTATACCTTGTGATAAGTCTAATGAGCAAATACACTTGCGAAGTGAGCTTGCAAAGCCTTTGCAACAACTTCAGGATGCTGCAAGAAGAATTGCAGAG ATACAACGTGATTGCAAGCTAGACATAAATGTGGAGGAATACGTGGAGTCAACTATTAGACCATACTTAATGGATGTTATCTATTGCTGGTCAAAG GGGGCATCATTTGCCGAGGTAATTGAAATGACAGATATTTTTGAAGGAAGCATTATACGCCTTGCGAGAAGACTGGATGAGTTTCTAAATCAG TTGCGAGCTGCTGCTCATGCTGTGGGAGAGACTAATCTGGAGGAGAAGTTTGCGGCAGGTAGCGAGAGTCTTCGAAGGGGTATCATGTTTGCCAACTCCCTCTACTTATGA
- the LOC109711487 gene encoding AIG2-like protein D isoform X1, with protein MASSSSIASSSSPPLSLHNVFVYGSLLADEVVHVLLNRLPPSSHASLNGYHRFSIKGRVYPAILPVESKKVTGKVLMGITDPELVVLDTFEDVEYLRRTVEISLIDSSETLLADTYVWGNQDDPDLYGDWDFEEWKRLHMKDFLAMTKGFMEELEQPESKTRVATYESFFQKESRQSIAYTEDVQHQKAADLCAASHAVAG; from the exons ATGGCATCGTCATCCTCAATCGCTTCGTCGTCGtctccgcctctctctctccacaacGTCTTCGTCTACGGGAGCCTCTTAGCCGACGAGGTCGTCCATGTCCTCCTCAATCGCCTCCCCCCTTCCTCTCACGCATCCCTCAACGGCTA CCACAGATTTAGCATAAAGGGACGTGTTTATCCAGCAATTCTACCTGTAGAAAGTAAGAAAGTTACTGGAAAG GTTCTTATGGGAATCACTGATCCTGAACTAGTTGTTCTAGATACATTTGAAGATGTGGAGTATCTCCGAAGGACCGTGGAGATCTCTTTGATT GATTCTTCAGAGACATTACTTGCTGATACATATGTTTGGGGTAACCAGGATGACCCGGATTTATACGGTGATTGGGACTTCGAG GAATGGAAACGGTTGCATATGAAAGATTTTCTTGCAATGACAAAAGGTTTTATGGAGGAACTGGAGCAACCTGAATCGAAGACAAGAGTAGCCACGTACGAATCCTTTTTCCAAAA GGAAAGTCGACAAAGCATAGCTTACACAGAAGATGTACAACATCAAAAGGCCGCAGACCTTTGTGCGGCATCCCATG CTGTTGCTGGTTGA
- the LOC109711487 gene encoding AIG2-like protein D isoform X2: MASSSSIASSSSPPLSLHNVFVYGSLLADEVVHVLLNRLPPSSHASLNGYHRFSIKGRVYPAILPVESKKVTGKVLMGITDPELVVLDTFEDVEYLRRTVEISLIDSSETLLADTYVWGNQDDPDLYGDWDFEEWKRLHMKDFLAMTKGFMEELEQPESKTRVATESRQSIAYTEDVQHQKAADLCAASHAVAG; the protein is encoded by the exons ATGGCATCGTCATCCTCAATCGCTTCGTCGTCGtctccgcctctctctctccacaacGTCTTCGTCTACGGGAGCCTCTTAGCCGACGAGGTCGTCCATGTCCTCCTCAATCGCCTCCCCCCTTCCTCTCACGCATCCCTCAACGGCTA CCACAGATTTAGCATAAAGGGACGTGTTTATCCAGCAATTCTACCTGTAGAAAGTAAGAAAGTTACTGGAAAG GTTCTTATGGGAATCACTGATCCTGAACTAGTTGTTCTAGATACATTTGAAGATGTGGAGTATCTCCGAAGGACCGTGGAGATCTCTTTGATT GATTCTTCAGAGACATTACTTGCTGATACATATGTTTGGGGTAACCAGGATGACCCGGATTTATACGGTGATTGGGACTTCGAG GAATGGAAACGGTTGCATATGAAAGATTTTCTTGCAATGACAAAAGGTTTTATGGAGGAACTGGAGCAACCTGAATCGAAGACAAGAGTAGCCAC GGAAAGTCGACAAAGCATAGCTTACACAGAAGATGTACAACATCAAAAGGCCGCAGACCTTTGTGCGGCATCCCATG CTGTTGCTGGTTGA
- the LOC109711487 gene encoding AIG2-like protein D isoform X4, translated as MASSSSIASSSSPPLSLHNVFVYGSLLADEVVHVLLNRLPPSSHASLNGYHRFSIKGRVYPAILPVESKKVTGKVLMGITDPELVVLDTFEDVEYLRRTVEISLIDSSETLLADTYVWGNQDDPDLYGDWDFEEWKRLHMKDFLAMTKGFMEELEQPESKTRVATCCWLKDGIEKPGCEGPSV; from the exons ATGGCATCGTCATCCTCAATCGCTTCGTCGTCGtctccgcctctctctctccacaacGTCTTCGTCTACGGGAGCCTCTTAGCCGACGAGGTCGTCCATGTCCTCCTCAATCGCCTCCCCCCTTCCTCTCACGCATCCCTCAACGGCTA CCACAGATTTAGCATAAAGGGACGTGTTTATCCAGCAATTCTACCTGTAGAAAGTAAGAAAGTTACTGGAAAG GTTCTTATGGGAATCACTGATCCTGAACTAGTTGTTCTAGATACATTTGAAGATGTGGAGTATCTCCGAAGGACCGTGGAGATCTCTTTGATT GATTCTTCAGAGACATTACTTGCTGATACATATGTTTGGGGTAACCAGGATGACCCGGATTTATACGGTGATTGGGACTTCGAG GAATGGAAACGGTTGCATATGAAAGATTTTCTTGCAATGACAAAAGGTTTTATGGAGGAACTGGAGCAACCTGAATCGAAGACAAGAGTAGCCAC CTGTTGCTGGTTGAAAGATGGCATCGAAAAGCCGGGCTGCGAAGGCCCGTCGGTTTGA
- the LOC109711487 gene encoding AIG2-like protein D isoform X3 yields MASSSSIASSSSPPLSLHNVFVYGSLLADEVVHVLLNRLPPSSHASLNGYHRFSIKGRVYPAILPVESKKVTGKVLMGITDPELVVLDTFEDVEYLRRTVEISLIDSSETLLADTYVWGNQDDPDLYGDWDFEEWKRLHMKDFLAMTKGFMEELEQPESKTRVATYESFFQNCCWLKDGIEKPGCEGPSV; encoded by the exons ATGGCATCGTCATCCTCAATCGCTTCGTCGTCGtctccgcctctctctctccacaacGTCTTCGTCTACGGGAGCCTCTTAGCCGACGAGGTCGTCCATGTCCTCCTCAATCGCCTCCCCCCTTCCTCTCACGCATCCCTCAACGGCTA CCACAGATTTAGCATAAAGGGACGTGTTTATCCAGCAATTCTACCTGTAGAAAGTAAGAAAGTTACTGGAAAG GTTCTTATGGGAATCACTGATCCTGAACTAGTTGTTCTAGATACATTTGAAGATGTGGAGTATCTCCGAAGGACCGTGGAGATCTCTTTGATT GATTCTTCAGAGACATTACTTGCTGATACATATGTTTGGGGTAACCAGGATGACCCGGATTTATACGGTGATTGGGACTTCGAG GAATGGAAACGGTTGCATATGAAAGATTTTCTTGCAATGACAAAAGGTTTTATGGAGGAACTGGAGCAACCTGAATCGAAGACAAGAGTAGCCACGTACGAATCCTTTTTCCAAAA CTGTTGCTGGTTGAAAGATGGCATCGAAAAGCCGGGCTGCGAAGGCCCGTCGGTTTGA